In one Nicotiana tomentosiformis chromosome 6, ASM39032v3, whole genome shotgun sequence genomic region, the following are encoded:
- the LOC138893373 gene encoding uncharacterized protein, translating into MDLRKLVGLLLLVFISLLEMLLKKIAVSVLSFVGFSDSQRSPSNSREMQRVVSSPRIRLKDGRWLAYRERGVPMDKSLHRIILVHGINSSKDKDFLATQEILEEMRIYMLQFDRAGYGESDINPKRSLESEACDIEEVADQLQIGSKFYLISVSAGSYPAWNCLRRIPHRLSGVAFVVPIINYKWNSLPHDLIKNDHNNKLWRLVIWLARYAPGLLYSFFTQKSNNVFSGNSALLSKKDREVAKNANRSEVFDPKLYPKQSDFESLLQDFTLAYGKWDFDPLELGNPFPDEKESSVHIWQGYEDNIVPCRLQRYVSKRLPWIHYHEVSDGGHALWHVGPIGEAILRSLLLREQDTTPQSA; encoded by the exons TTGCAGTTTCGGTGTTAAGTTTCGTGGGGTTTTCTGATTCTCAAAGATCACCATCGAATAGCAGGGAAATGCAGAGAGTTGTTTCTTCACCAAGAATCAGACTAAAGGATGGAAGATGGCTGGCATACAGAGAAAGAGGAGTCCCAATGGACAAATCCCTTCACAGAATCATCCTTGTCCATGGGATTAACAGCTCCAAAGATAAGGATTTTCTTGCAACCCAA GAAATCCTAGAGGAGATGAGGATATATATGCTACAGTTTGATAGAGCTGGATATGGGGAAAGTGATATAAATCCTAAACGGTCATTAGAAAGTGAAGCTTGTGATATAGAAGAAGTAGCTGATCAACTACAAATAGGATCAAAATTCTATCTAATTTCAGTTTCTGCTGGAAGCTATCCTGCCTGGAATTGCCTCAGACGCATACCACACAGGCTATCAGGCGTGGCTTTTGTTGTTCCAATAATCAACTACAAATGGAACTCCCTTCCTCATGATTTGATCAAGAACGATCATAATAACAAGCTTTGGCGATTAGTAATTTGGCTCGCACGCTATGCTCCTGGGTTACTCTACTCATTTTTTACACAAAAATCGAACAATGTTTTCTCGGGCAATTCTGCATTGTTAAGCAAAAAGGACAGGGAAGTTGCAAAGAATGCAAATAGATCGGAAGTTTTTGACCCG AAACTTTATCCGAAGCAAAGTGATTTTGAGTCTCTTCTCCAAGACTTCACCTTGGCTTATGGAAAGTGGGACTTTGATCCACTAGAACTTGGTAATCCATTTCCTGATGAAAAAGAAAGCTCAGTTCATATTTGGCAAGGTTATGAGGACAACATAGTACCTTGTCGCTTACAAAGATATGTTTCCAAAAGGCTACCTTGGATTCATTATCATGAAGTTAGTGATGGTGGACATGCGTTGTGGCATGTTGGTCCAATCGGTGAAGCTATCTTGAGGTCCCTTCTACTTCGTGAACAAGACACAACACCACAGAGTGCTTGA